A genome region from Cucumis sativus cultivar 9930 chromosome 4, Cucumber_9930_V3, whole genome shotgun sequence includes the following:
- the LOC101214333 gene encoding N6-adenosine-methyltransferase non-catalytic subunit MTB — translation MDSPESSRNYVKRDVEDGLGVKNDRAGDDEGWDGSDRRKHRSSRSRKSSNGEDADGLDNSGRKKTYGDRSDSRKRSGGSSRGDSEEDEYDSRKESRSKQTKKKQEESTLEKLSSWYQDGELDNRKDVGEKSGSRGLGKGDENEKRKMTSKFSEHETSQSRSKNKEERSHDGDSEKTLDRDSRYSEKRHSSREKGHGSSEQAKRSRRRWDEPDTVKKIEESYSEKVEARSGKTSDLKFESLREKSVPSKNEASESKGQGLDLFNDKSIKSNYREDKKLEVERGKSRVKTELQEEGSRASSVSREDKSSREKSEKYRQQKVSTSRDVANSREKAPVGDDDGRTWTRDKTARDAGNVDKSKSPERTERHQEDYIDVEYERGFNHKRKELEKDGYRDDRSKGRDDSWSDRNRDREGNVDNWKKRQHGNQDSDTKSGDYMYDHGREWDLPRHGRERIDSERPHGRSSNRKEVIRSEAVKTSSNFGILNENYDVIEIQTKPLDYGRVESGNFARRAEAGQQSEGKFASSDGDWMHQQEGRARRSDNYGPGQSDGDLKERYADEGGTAQDQNSWRDDFDFHGGKGRGQKGVNSSRVAGGQSSSSGSQQLYGNQEPGSFNRVAQQGMKGNRVGRGGRGRPSGRESQQGGIPLPMIGSPFGPLGIPPPGPMQPLTPGMSPGPGPPLSPGVFIPPFSPPVWPGARGMDMNMLAVPPGPSGPRFPPTIGTPPNAAMYFNQSGSGRGVSSGVAGPGFNTSGPVGRATQPDKNPSGWAAQKSIGPPGKAPSRGEQNDYSQNFVDTGMRPQNFIRELELTNVVEDYPKLRELIQKKDEIVANSASPPMYYKCDLRDFELSPEFFGTKFDVILIDPPWEEYVHRAPGVADHMEYWTFEEIMNLKIEAIADTPSFIFLWVGDGVGLEQGRQCLKKWGFRRCEDICWVKTNKSNATPGLRHDSHTLFQHSKEHCLMGIKGTVRRSTDGHIIHANIDTDVIIAEEPPYGSTQKPEDMYRIIEHFALGRRRLELFGEDHNIRAGWLTVGKELSSSNFLSEAYIKNFSDKDGKVWQGGGGRNPPPEASHLVMTTPEIELLRPKSPMKNQQQMQQQQSASLTAATPTNRRPTGNSPQNPTSLDVSNSNPMTHPPWGSQMEGFKGREANSIPLGDKVFDVYGFGEQPSGGEYVDFESHRQINMM, via the exons ATGGATTCACCTGAATCCAGCAGAAATTATGTAAAGAGAGATGTAGAAGATGGTTTGGGTGTGAAGAATGATAGGGCGGGAGATGATGAAGGGTGGGATGGCAGTGATAGAAGAAAACACAGATCAAGTAGGTCAAGAAAGTCGAGCAATGGAGAAGATGCTGATGGATTAGACAAcagtggaagaaaaaaaacatacggGGATAGAAGTGACAGTCGAAAAAGGTCAGGAGGCTCCAGTAGAGGAGATAGCGAGGAAGATGAATATGATTCAAGGAAAGAATCACGTTCAAAAcagacaaaaaagaaacaagaggaGAGCACCTTGGAAAAACTTAGCAGTTGGTACCAGGATGGAGAATTGGATAATAGGAAAGATGTTGGGGAGAAGTCAGGCAGTCGGGGACTTGGCAAAGgagatgaaaatgagaaaagaaaaatgacttCAAAGTTCTCCGAGCATGAAACTTCTCAGAGTAGaagcaaaaacaaagaagaaagatctCACGATGGAGATTCTGAAAAGACACTGGATCGAGATTCCAGATATTCAGAAAAGAGACACAGTAGCCGGGAGAAAGGTCATGGATCTTCTGAGCAGGCAAAGAGATCTCGGAGAAGATGGGATGAACCAGATACTGTCAAGAAGATTGAAGAAAGTTATTCTGAAAAAGTTGAGGCTAGAAGTGGTAAGACTTCtgatttgaagtttgagaGTCTTAGAGAGAAAAGTGTGCCATCAAAAAATGAAGCCAGTGAGAGTAAAGGTCAGGGATTAGATTTATTCAATGACAAGAGCATAAAATCTAACTACAGGGAGGATAAAAAACTTGAAGTTGAGAGAGGGAAGAGCAGAGTTAAGACAGAATTACAGGAAGAAGGTAGTAGGGCGAGCTCAGTTTCTCGTGAAGATAAATCAAGTAGagaaaaatctgaaaaatatAGGCAGCAAAAAGTTTCTACAAGTAGAGATGTTGCAAATAGTCGGGAGAAGGCACCCGTTGGTGATGACGATGGGCGAACATGGACTAGAGATAAAACTGCAAGAGATGCTGGAAATGTCGACAAGTCCAAAAGTCCTGAGAGGACGGAGAGGCATCAAGAAGACTACATAGATGTTGAGTATGAAAGAGGTTTTAACCACAAGAGAAAGGAACTAGAGAAAGATGGCTACAGGGATGATAGATCAAAAGGCAGAGATGATAGTTGGAGTGATCGGAATCGAGATCGGGAAGGCAATGTCGACAATTGGAAAAAACGGCAACATGGAAACCAAGACAGTGATACAAAATCAGGGGATTATATGTATGATCATGGTAGGGAGTGGGATCTTCCTAGACATGGCCGTGAGCGGATTGATAGCGAAAGGCCTCATGGTAGATCTAGTAATCGGAAAGAGGTAATTAGAAGTGAAGCAGTGAAGACATCATCAAACTTTGGCATTTTGAATGAGAATTATGATGTGATAGAGATCCAAACCAAACCTTTGGATTATGGAAGAGTAGAGTCTGGAAACTTCGCTAGGAGGGCGGAAGCTGGCCAACAATCTGAAGGTAAGTTTGCATCAAGTGATGGTGATTGGATGCATCAGCAGGAAGGAAGGGCAAGGAGGAGTGATAACTATGGTCCTGGTCAATCTGATGGAGATTTGAAGGAAAGATATGCAGATGAAGGTGGGACAGCACAAGATCAGAATTCATGGAGGGATGACTTTGATTTTCATGGAGGGAAGGGAAGAGGCCAGAAAGGTGTAAACTCCAGTCGTGTTGCTGGTGGTCAAAGTTCTAGCAGTGGTTCGCAACAGCTATATGGCAACCAAGAACCAGGATCCTTCAACCGAGTTGCACAGCAAGGAATGAAAGGTAATAGAGTAGGTAGAGGAGGCAGGGGAAGACCTTCTGGCAGAGAGAGTCAACAGGGTGGAATTCCATTGCCAATGATAGGATCTCCTTTTGGACCTCTAGGAATTCCTCCGCCAGGACCAATGCAGCCACTCACTCCTGGCATGTCACCTGGTCCAGGCCCACCACTATCTCCAGGTGTCTTTATTCCACCATTCTCCCCTCCAGTTTGGCCTGGTGCTCGTGGTATGGATATGAATATGTTAGCTGTTCCACCAGGACCTTCAGGACCTAGATTTCCTCCAACTATAGGGACACCACCAAATGCTGCCATGTATTTTAATCAATCAGGCTCTGGAAGAGGTGTTTCTTCGGGTGTAGCTGGGCCAGGTTTCAATACTTCTGGACCTGTGGGGCGGGCCACTCAACCTGATAAAAACCCTAGTGGTTGGGCTGCCCAGAAAAGTATTGGTCCTCCTGGTAAGGCACCTTCAAGAGGAGAGCAGAATGattattctcaaaattttgttgacaCGGGAATGCGACCGCAAAATTTTATCCGGGAGCTTGAACTGACAAATGTAGTAGAAGACTACCCCAAGCTTAGAGAACTTATACaaaaaaaggatgaaattGTAGCCAATTCTGCATCTCCTCCTATGTATTACAAATGTGATCTGAGAGACTTTGAACTTTCTCCAGAATTTTTTGGAACCAAGTTTGATGTCATTCTAATTGACCCCCCATGGGAAGAATATGTTCATCGTGCTCCTGGTGTTGCTGATCACATGGAATACTGgacttttgaagaaattatgAACCTTAAAATTGAG GCGATAGCTGATACACCTTCTTTCATATTCCTATGGGTTGGCGACGGTGTCGGCCTTGAGCAGGGCCGTCAATGTcttaaaaag TGGGGGTTCCGACGATGTGAAGATATTTGTTGGGTGAAGACAAACAAAAGTAATGCAACTCCAGGCTTACGGCATGATTCCCACACTCTTTTCCAGCACTCCAAG GAGCATTGTCTGATGGGCATTAAAGGAACTGTACGTCGCAGTACTGATGGTCATATAATCCATGCAAACATTGATACCGATGTAATTATTGCCGAGGAGCCTCCTTATG GTTCAACCCAAAAGCCCGAAGATATGTACAGGATCATCGAGCATTTTGCCCTTGGCCGCAGGAGATTAGAGCTCTTTGGTGAGGACCACAATATTCGAGCTGGGTGGCTGACAGTTGGTAAAGAGCTGTCTTcatctaattttctttccgAG GCATATATCAAGAACTTTTCTGATAAAGATGGGAAAGTTTGGCAAGGTGGAGGAGGCCGAAATCCACCCCCAGAAGCGTCTCATCTCGTTATGACTACCCCAGAAATAGAGTTGCTTAGGCCCAAATCACCCATGAAAAACCAGCAACAAATGCAGCAGCAACAATCAGCATCTTTAACTGCAGCCACCCCGACAAACCGGAGGCCAACTGGGAACTCGCCGCAGAATCCAACCAGTTTAGATGTTTCAAATTCTAACCCTATGACACATCCCCCTTGGGGTTCACAAATGGAGGGTTTTAAAGGACGAGAAGCCAACAGTATTCCTCTAGGCGATAAAGTTTTTGATGTGTATGGATTCGGCGAGCAGCCAAGCGGAGGAGAGTATGTTGATTTTGAATCTCATAGACAGATAAATATGATGTAA